The genome window GAGGCCCCCGAGGCCGGCACCGGGACCGAGACGGAGAGCGAGGGCGAGTCGGCCGCCGAGCAGGAGCACCCGGCCGCCTCGACGGAACAGCAGCCGCAGCCCCCCGCCGCCAAGCCCGCACACACCACCGGCCACTTCACGGTGCCGACCGCCGTGGCCGTCGTACCGTCGGCCCCGCGTCCGCGCCCGGCCGTCGAGGGCGGGTTCGACTTCTTCGGCACCAAGTCGCGGCAGAGCCTGGAGTCCGTGCAGAACGAGGACCTCGCGGACGTCGTCGGCCAGGAGGCGCTCGCGGTGCACAAGGCGGAGTCCGAGTCCGGCTTCAAGTCCGCGGACCCCGAGGCGCGCGCCGTCGGACAGGTCATCGACCTGACGGCGCACGACGAGACCGAGCGGATCGACGTGCAGGGGCTGCGGACCGCGGCCTCCTGAACCCGCCAGGACGTGGATGAGGGGCGGCGGCACGCCAGGTGCCGCCGCCCCTCACGTCGTCGCGTCGTCCCTCGGCACGTGGTGGCGCTGCCGCCTACGCTGCCGCCTACGAGGCCATCCACCGGTCCGGCCGCGCGTCCCGCCGCCCCGTGCGCGACCGGTCCCCCTGCGCGTAGAGCAGCGCCGCCGCCTCCTCGGAGTCCCTGAGGCGCGCCGTGACCGTCTTGTTCGCGCCGGTGTCCAGGTGCACGTCGGCGGCCCGCCACAGCCGCTGCCACGGCCCCTGCGTCAGCCGTGCGCTCTGCACCTTGGCGTGCGGGACGAGGGACAGGGTGCGGCGCACCAGGCCGTGCCGGGCGGCGAACACCGTCTCGGTGACGGCCAGCCCCTGGCCGCGCCACCACACCGGCAGGCACCGGGCCGCGCGCCGCGGCGGCCGGGACAGGGACGTCGGCACCGTCACCCCGGGCAGCACCCGGGCGATCACCGACTCGGCGGCCGCGCGCGGGGCGACCGGCACCAGCACCGAGTTGGACGAGCCCGCGACGTCCAGTTCGACCCGGACCCAATCGCGCCTCCGCCACAGCAGCGGCTCCACGATCCGTACGCCCTGCACGCGCCCCGGCGGCACCGTCTCGTGCGACCGGTCCAGCAGCCCGTGGTCGATACGGAGCCCGTCCGGCGACTCGCCCACCGTCCAGTCGTACGCGCGCACGAAACGCCCCGCCGACCTGGTGGCCGCGCCGCCGATCAACGGCACCCCGGCGGCCAGCACCGCCCCCACGCTGTGCGTGCCGAGCCACACCAGCGTCGGCACGACCAAGGAGCCGAGCAGCGAGCCCCAGGTGGCGCCGATGAGGAGGAGCGAGACGGCCAGGTCGCCCGGCGGCACGTGCAGCAGCCGCCGTACCGGCGCCTCGCCGACCTCGTGCGCCGTCTCGGGGCGAAGCCGGCCGCGCGGGCGAGGAGCTCGGCCCGCAGCGCCCGCGCCTCCCCCTGGCCGAGATAGGCCAGTTCGTCCTTCTTGTGGGTGCCGATGACGTCCAGCTTCAGCTTGGCGACACCTGCGAGGCGGGCCAGCATCGGCTGGCTGACGTCGACGGCCTGCAGCCGGTCCAGACGGATGTGCGCGGTACGGCGGAAGAGCAGGCCCGTGCGGATGCGCAGTTCGGTGTCCGTCACCGAGAAGTGCGTGAACCACCAGCTGAGGAAGCCGTACAGGGCGGCGGCCGGCACCAGGACCGCGAGCCCGATGAGGAGCGCGGTCGCCGTCAGCTTCGCCAGCTGCTCCTGGGCCTGGTTCGGGTCGTGCACGGCCCAGCCGACGACCACGGCGACCGGCGCCCAGGCGCGCCGCAGCGGGGTCACCGGATGCAGCCGCCGCTCCGCCGCCCCCGGCCCCTCCGGTATGCAGGACTGTCCTCCGCTGTCGCTCACAGCCCCGCCGATCGGGCCTCGCCCAGCTCGGTCAGCCGGTCCCGCAGCCGCTCCGCCTCGGCCGGATGCAGCCCCGGGATCCTGGCGTCGGTCGCGGCGGCGGCCGTGTGCAGCTGGACGCTCGCCAGCCCGAAGTGCCGTTCGACGGGACCGGAGGTCACCTCCACGAGCTGCATGCGGCCGTACGGCACCACGGTCTCCTCCCGCCACAGCACGCCCCGGCTGATCAGCAGGTCGTCGGCGCGCTCGGCGTACCGCCAGGAGCGCCAGTTGCGGCCGAGCAGCACCCAGCCCCAGGCGAGCCCGGCCAGCGGCAGCAGTGCGAACAGCGCCCACACGGGCCCGGCCAGCAGCCCCGGCAGCAGCGCCACCACGACGGCCCCCAGCCCCAGCCACACCACCAGCAGCATCCGCCGCATCCTCAGCAGCCCCGGCGGCAGACCCGTCCAGAGGGGTTCCCCGCCCGCCTTCACCGTCCCCGTTTCCATGGCGCAAGCGTACGTACGAGAGACTGGGTCCATGACTCCTACGACGGAGACCATGGTCGGGATCGGCGGCGCCGCGGAGAGCACCGACATGGTGCTCAACATCGGGCCCCAGCACCCGTCCACGCACGGTGTGCTGCGGCTGAAGCTGGTGCTGGACGGCGAGCGGATCAGGCACGCGGAGCCGGTCATCGGCTATATGCACCGCGGTGCGGAGAAGCTGTTCGAGGCGCGCGACTACCGCCAGATCATCATGCTGGCCAACCGCCACGACTGGCTCTCCGCCTTCTCCAACGAGCTGGGCGTGGTCCTCGCCGTCGAGCGGATGCTCGGCATGGAGGTGCCCGAGCGCGCCGTCTGGATGCGCACGCTGCTCGGGGAGCTGAACCGGGTCCTGAACCACCTGATGTTCCTCGGCTCCTATCCGCTGGAGCTGGGCGGCATCACGCCGGTGTTCTACGCGTTCCAGGAGCGCGAGGAGCTGCAGAACGTCATGGAGGAGATCTCCGGCGGCCGCATGCACTACATGTTCAACCGGGTCGGCGGGCTCAAGGAGGACCTTCCGGCCGGATGGACCGCACGCGCGCGTACCGCCGTCCGTGACGTGCGCTCCCGTATGGACCGGTTCGACGACCTGGTGCTCGGCAACGAGATCTTCCGGGGGCGCACCCGGGGCGTGGGCGTCCTCACGCCGGAGACCGTGCACGCGTACGGCGTCAGCGGGCCGATCGCGCGCGCGTCCGGTGTGGACTTCGACCTGCGCCGGGACGAGCCGTACCTGGCCTACGGGGAACTCCAGGACACCCTCGGGGTCGTCACCCGGCAGGAGGGCGACTGCCTGGCCCGCTTCGAGTGCCTGCTGGAGCAGACGCACAACGCGCTGGACCTGGCCGACGCGTGCCTGGACCGGCTGGCCGAGCTGCCGCCCGGGCCGGTCAACCAGCGCCTGCCCAAGGTGCTCAAGGCACCCGAGGGCCACACCTACGCCTGGACCGAGAACCCGCTCGGCATCAACGGCTACTACCTGGTCAGCAAGGGCGACAAGACTCCGTACCGGCTCAAGCTCCGCTCGGCCTCGTACAACAACATCCAGGCGCTGACCGAGCTGCTGCCGGGCACGCTGGTCGCGGACATGGTGGCGATCCTGGGGTCGATGTTCTTCGTGGTCGGGGACATCGACAAGTAGCTTCCCCAGCCGTTCGAGGCCGTCGAGCCCTTCTGGCCGTTCGATCCCTTCCGGCCGTCGAGCCCTGTGGTCGTCGAGCCCTTTGAGCCTCCGCGGCCTACGAGCCTTCGCGGCCTACGAGCCTTCGCCGCCTACGAGCCTTCGAGTCCTGCCAGGGCTGCTTCCGGGACGCCCACGGGCTGGAGCAGCCAGCCGAAGTCGCCGAGGCCGCCGGGCGCGGTGAGTTCGGCGGCGGCTCCGGCGTGCGCGAGGGCGCGTACGTACGCGGTGGGGTCCGTGGAGGCGAGGGTGAGCGGGGGGCGTGCGCCGGTGATCCCGAGGGCTCGCAGGGCGTCGCGCTGGGTCAGCAGGCGTGCCCCCGGAAGAGCACACGCGTCCAGGGCCACATGCGCCGTGATGTCGCAGGAGCCGTCCGGCACGGGAGCGCACTCCCGGCCCGCGCGGAACCCGGTGAGCGTCCCGAACGGCGGCCGGGCTTCCGCGCGGTGCGCGTAGTCGACGGCGACGGCCAGCCCGCGCTCGACGGTGGCGACCGCGGCGGCCCACGCGCTGTCCCGGGGCGCGCCGATCTCGGCCCTTGCGCCTTCGGCGGACAGCGGCCACCAACGCTCCAGCCACGCGGCATCCGTTCCCGTGACCGGCTCCCCGAGCCGCTCCGTCCCGTCCCGCCGGACCAGGACAAGCCGGGGCACACCGTCGGCGTCCGCCTCCGCGACCTCGACCGGCACGTTGTCCAGCCACTCGTTCGCGAACAGCAGCCCGGTGATCTTCTCCGGTGGCTCGGCCAGCCACTCGATCCCGGGATCCAGGTTCGGGGGCCTGCCGGCGACCTCCACGGCGCACGCGCGCGTGCGGGCGGCCACGTCCCCGGGCAGCGCGTCCAGGACCCCGGCGACCAGTTCGCCCCGCCCCGCTGCCATGTCCACGAAGGTCAGCTCGGCCGGCCGCCCCAGCGCCTCGTCGAGCAGGCACAGCAGCCGGGCCACGGCCGCGGCGAACAGCGGCGATGCGTGCACGGACGTGCGGAAGTGCGCGGCGGGCCCCTCGGGCCGCCGGTAGAACCCGTCCGCCCCGTACAGCGCCTCCTCGGCCGCCGCCCGCCATCCCCGCCACTCACCGCTCAGCCGCTGTCCCACGGGGTCAGGCTAGGGCCTGACCCGGGTGCCTCTCCGACCGTGGGGTGCCGGCAGGTATCCACCTTGCGGAGTACGTGTGTCCGTCACGGATCGGTCCTCCGGTTGACCCCCGCACCCTGCGTGTTTCCCTACTCTGGGTTACGTGCAGCGCCTCTATGACTTCCTCCGCAGGCATCCCACCTGGGTCGACAGTTTCTGGGCCGTCGTCCTGTTCGGGCTCTCCTGCGTGAGTCTGACGAACCTCAACGGGGCGCCGGACCACCACGGATCGCTCCCGGTCGGGCTCGCCGTCTCCGCCGTGCTCTGCCTCGTCGTCGCGCTGCGCCGCCGTATGCCCGAGAAGATGCTGATCGTCGCCGCCGGCATGGGCCTGGCCCAGCTGGTCCTGGACGAGCAGTCGATGATCGCCGACTTCGCCATGCTGGTGATCATCTACACGGTCGCCGCTCTGGGCGCCCGCTGGGCCTCCCGCGTCGGCCTGATCGCCGGCCTGAGCGCGGGCACCCTGGCCGCGATCCGCTGGCCGGAACACCACTCCGGTGCCCTCGGCAACATCGCGATAGCCGCCTTCCAGACCGTGCCCTTCGCGCTCGCCTGGGTCCTCGGCGACTCCCTGCGCACCCGGCGCGCCTACTTCGCCCAGCTGGAGGAGCGTGCCGCCCGGCTGGAGAAGGAGCGCGAGGCGCAGGCCAAGGTCGCGGTCGCCGCCGAGCGCGCCCGTATCGCCCGTGAGCTGCACGACGTGGTCGCGCACAACGTCTCGGTGATGGTGGTGCAGGCCGACGGCGCCGCCTACGTCCTCGACAGCGCCCCCGACCAGGCGAAGAAGGCCCTGGAGACGATCTCCACCACCGGCCGTCAGGCGCTCGCCGAGATGCGCCGTCTGCTCGGCGTGCTGCGCACCGGCGAGCACAAGGAGGAGGGCGAGTACGTCCCGCAGCCCGACGTCGAACAGATCGACGAGCTGGTCGAGCAGTGCCGCAGCGCGGGCCTGCCCGTCGACTTCAAGGTGGAGGGCACTCCGCGCCCGCTGCCCAGCGGCGTGGAGCTCACCGCGTACCGCATCGTGCAGGAGGCGCTCACCAACACCCGCAAGCACGGGGGGCCGGGCGCGGGCGCCAGCGTGCGCCTGGTGTACTTCGACGACGGCCTCGGACTGCTCGTCGAGGACGACGGCAAGGGCGCCCCGCACGAGCTCTACGAGGAGGGCGGCCTCGACGGCCACGGCCACGGTCTGATCGGCATGCGGGAGCGCGTCGGCATGGTCGGCGGAACCCTGGACGCCGGCCCTCGCCCAGGAGGAGGCTTCCGCATCAGTGCCCTG of Streptomyces cynarae contains these proteins:
- a CDS encoding PH domain-containing protein encodes the protein METGTVKAGGEPLWTGLPPGLLRMRRMLLVVWLGLGAVVVALLPGLLAGPVWALFALLPLAGLAWGWVLLGRNWRSWRYAERADDLLISRGVLWREETVVPYGRMQLVEVTSGPVERHFGLASVQLHTAAAATDARIPGLHPAEAERLRDRLTELGEARSAGL
- a CDS encoding SAM-dependent methyltransferase; protein product: MGQRLSGEWRGWRAAAEEALYGADGFYRRPEGPAAHFRTSVHASPLFAAAVARLLCLLDEALGRPAELTFVDMAAGRGELVAGVLDALPGDVAARTRACAVEVAGRPPNLDPGIEWLAEPPEKITGLLFANEWLDNVPVEVAEADADGVPRLVLVRRDGTERLGEPVTGTDAAWLERWWPLSAEGARAEIGAPRDSAWAAAVATVERGLAVAVDYAHRAEARPPFGTLTGFRAGRECAPVPDGSCDITAHVALDACALPGARLLTQRDALRALGITGARPPLTLASTDPTAYVRALAHAGAAAELTAPGGLGDFGWLLQPVGVPEAALAGLEGS
- a CDS encoding sensor histidine kinase yields the protein MQRLYDFLRRHPTWVDSFWAVVLFGLSCVSLTNLNGAPDHHGSLPVGLAVSAVLCLVVALRRRMPEKMLIVAAGMGLAQLVLDEQSMIADFAMLVIIYTVAALGARWASRVGLIAGLSAGTLAAIRWPEHHSGALGNIAIAAFQTVPFALAWVLGDSLRTRRAYFAQLEERAARLEKEREAQAKVAVAAERARIARELHDVVAHNVSVMVVQADGAAYVLDSAPDQAKKALETISTTGRQALAEMRRLLGVLRTGEHKEEGEYVPQPDVEQIDELVEQCRSAGLPVDFKVEGTPRPLPSGVELTAYRIVQEALTNTRKHGGPGAGASVRLVYFDDGLGLLVEDDGKGAPHELYEEGGLDGHGHGLIGMRERVGMVGGTLDAGPRPGGGFRISALLPLKPAH
- a CDS encoding NADH-quinone oxidoreductase subunit D; translation: MTPTTETMVGIGGAAESTDMVLNIGPQHPSTHGVLRLKLVLDGERIRHAEPVIGYMHRGAEKLFEARDYRQIIMLANRHDWLSAFSNELGVVLAVERMLGMEVPERAVWMRTLLGELNRVLNHLMFLGSYPLELGGITPVFYAFQEREELQNVMEEISGGRMHYMFNRVGGLKEDLPAGWTARARTAVRDVRSRMDRFDDLVLGNEIFRGRTRGVGVLTPETVHAYGVSGPIARASGVDFDLRRDEPYLAYGELQDTLGVVTRQEGDCLARFECLLEQTHNALDLADACLDRLAELPPGPVNQRLPKVLKAPEGHTYAWTENPLGINGYYLVSKGDKTPYRLKLRSASYNNIQALTELLPGTLVADMVAILGSMFFVVGDIDK